The Lasioglossum baleicum chromosome 12, iyLasBale1, whole genome shotgun sequence genome includes a region encoding these proteins:
- the LOC143214121 gene encoding uncharacterized protein LOC143214121, whose translation MGSVRIRFVLGLIALSLGHVSGALDTDSFFFRHYKSDGSHNDVNINEVDQLRSELNFDECTMLHIHGYTGSVDAESVTTIVDAYLKVTKCNVIAIDYRKVADNNKYIADALHVDIVGAAIANALDQLVAHGLDCNKVHIVGHSLGAQVAGHVGIHMNCNISRITGLDAAGPMFYTGRYLKSGDAQFVDMIHTDKGVLGQLYNSADADFLPNGGHRPQPGCPVLLFEKTEENEEYCNHRRSWRYYAESVLNPYGFMAIQCANSLEFDIGECNRANVVPMGYATPSSATYQAMTFLAASLKTDINVVAIDYGRIVANNPIVVLTLVCPVAHAIAKYFNQLEGIGLDKTKVHVVAYSLGGAVASQIGAYMNFPLPRITGLDPSGPPIYPGKFLRSGDAKFVDIIHTDKMGFGQMYNSGDVDFLPNYGQRIQPGCPNFPVPFSNEDYCSHHRSWRFYAESVTKPKGFLGVQCVDDFDFLANSCNYSNIIPMGPDTPINALVLFYMRRLRHLNLVN comes from the exons ACGTTTCTGGAGCACTGGACACGGACAGCTTTTTCTTCCGCCATTATAAAAG TGATGGGTCGCACAACGACGTTAACATAAATGAGGTAGATCAATTGCGTTCTGAATTGAATTTCGACGAGTGTACAATGCTTCACATCCATGGGTACACAGGATCTGTTGATGCCGAAAGTGTCACGACAATAGTGGACG CTTATCTTAAAGTCACCAAGTGTAACGTGATCGCCATCGACTACAGGAAAGTCGCAGACAACAATAAGTACATCGCCGATGCGCTTCATGTTGATATTGTCGGTGCCGCTATTGCTAATGCTCTGGATCAATTGGTAGCGCATGGATTGGATTGTAATAAAGTTCACATAGTCGGACACTCGTTGGGTGCTCAAGTGGCTGGTCATGTAGGAATTCATATGAATTGTAATATTTCTAGGATAACAG GTTTGGATGCTGCTGGTCCCATGTTCTACACGGGAAGATACTTAAAATCCGGCGACGCTCAATTTGTCGACATGATACACACTGACAAAGGAGTCCTTGGTCAACTGTACAACAGCGCTGACGCAGATTTTCTTCCCAATGGCGGCCACAGACCGCAGCCTGGCTGTCCTGTTCTTCTTTTCGAAAAAACGGAAGAAAATGAAG AATATTGTAATCATCGGAGATCGTGGAGGTATTATGCGGAATCCGTTCTGAATCCGTATGGTTTCATGGCTATCCAATGTGCTAACAGTTTGGAGTTCGATATCGGGGAATGTAATCGAGCGAACGTTGTCCCCATGGGATACGCGACACCAAGTTCTGC CACTTATCAGGCAATGACGTTTCTTGCAGCTTCTTTGAAAACGGACATAAACGTGGTTGCAATCGATTATGGCAGAATTGTAGCCAACAATCCTATTGTTGTTCTAACATTAGTTTGTCCGGTTGCTCATGCAATAGCTAAATATTTCAATCAATTAGAAGGCATTGGTTTGGATAAGACTAAAGTTCATGTAGTTGCATATTCCTTGGGTGGCGCGGTTGCCAGTCAAATAGGTGCCTACATGAATTTCCCTCTCCCCAGGATAACAG GTTTAGATCCATCTGGTCCTCCAATTTACCCCGGAAAATTTTTGAGATCCGGCGATGCTAAGTTCGTCGACATTATACACACTGACAAGATGGGTTTCGGTCAAATGTACAACTCTGGCGATGTTGATTTCCTTCCCAATTATGGACAGAGAATACAACCTGGTTGTCCTAACTTTCCTGTACCTTTTTCGAATGAAG ATTATTGCAGTCATCACAGATCCTGGCGGTTTTACGCGGAGTCAGTGACAAAACCGAAAGGATTTTTGGGCGTCCAGTGTGTTGACGATTTTGATTTCCTGGCGAATTCGTGTAATTATTCGAATATCATCCCCATGGGACCTGATACACCAATCAACGCGTTAGTATTATTTTATATGCGACGGCTTCGCCATTTAAACTTGGTGAATTGA
- the LOC143214109 gene encoding inactive pancreatic lipase-related protein 1-like, with protein sequence MGSFRIRFVLGLIALSLGRVSGAVDTDSFFFRHYKSDGSHNDVNINEVDQLRSEWNFDECTMLHIHGYRESVDAESVTIIVDAYLKVTKCNVIAIDYRKVADNINYIADAIHVNAVGAAIANALDQLVAHGLDCNKVHIVGHSLGAQVAGHVGIHINCNISRITGLDSAGPMFYTGRYLKSGDAQFVDMIHTDKGVLGQMYNSADADFLPNGGHRPQPGCPVLPFEKTKENEEYCNHHRSWRYYAESVLNPYGFMAIQCANSLQFDIGECNRANVVPMGYATPTSARGKFYLHTNSQSPFAEGMKGI encoded by the exons ATGGGAAGCTTTCGCATACGTTTTGTTCTGGGGCTGATCGCTCTTTCGCTGGGAC GCGTTTCTGGAGCAGTGGACACGGACAGCTTTTTCTTCCGCCATTATAAAAG TGATGGGTCGCACAACGACGTTAACATAAATGAGGTAGATCAATTGCGTTCTGAATGGAATTTCGACGAGTGTACAATGCTTCACATCCATGGGTACAGGGAATCTGTTGATGCCGAAAGTGTCACGATAATAGTGGACG CTTATCTTAAAGTCACCAAGTGTAACGTGATCGCCATCGACTACAGGAAAGTCGCAGACAACATAAATTACATCGCCGATGCGATTCATGTTAATGCTGTCGGTGCTGCTATTGCTAATGCTCTGGATCAATTGGTAGCGCATGGATTAGATTGTAATAAAGTTCACATAGTCGGACACTCGTTGGGTGCTCAAGTGGCTGGTCATGTAGGAATTCatataaattgtaatatttcTAGGATAACAG GTTTGGATTCTGCTGGTCCCATGTTCTACACGGGAAGATACTTAAAATCCGGCGACGCTCAGTTTGTCGACATGATACACACTGACAAAGGCGTCCTCGGTCAAATGTACAACAGCGCTGACGCAGATTTTCTTCCCAATGGCGGCCACAGACCGCAGCCTGGCTGTCCTGTTCTTCCTTTCgaaaaaacgaaagaaaatgAAG AATATTGTAATCATCACAGATCGTGGAGGTATTATGCGGAATCCGTTCTGAATCCGTATGGTTTCATGGCTATCCAATGTGCTAATAGTTTGCAGTTCGATATCGGGGAATGTAATCGAGCGAACGTTGTCCCCATGGGATACGCGACACCAACTTCTGC GAGGGGTAAGTTCTACCTGCATACAAATTCACAAAGCCCATTTGCCGAAGGAATGAAAGGAATATAG